From the genome of Plectropomus leopardus isolate mb chromosome 4, YSFRI_Pleo_2.0, whole genome shotgun sequence:
acacacacacattttataacactttttctattttcttataTTAGGGCACAAATCTAGACAAGCAGCATCAATGTTTGTTAGATATTttagcatactattttatgcttatttttgaaaagtatCACCTCTGAACTTCATGAGTCAGGATGTCAAAAAACATATGATTTCATATcttaaaagccttttttaataaaagtgcaaaaagacatttaatatGTATGTCATTCAGTACGTTTACTTGATGTTAGAGTCAGATTACTGTGTTgatctgactaaaactggacttttaaaatacatgtaaacgtGTTACCCcgactgaaatcagactaaatCGAATTTCTTGAGATCGgactaacacacacagataatgcGATTGAAATTCAATTTCTTCCATCATGTTAAAACCTCAGTAGTAATTTAACAGACTTGgcgttctgcacatgctccttTTTGCTGCACCAGCCTCTCCCTCAGTGTTTACGGATAGGGAcggatagggactgttcttcGTTTATGAAGGGGAAGGCGTGCTGCCAAACAggtcagacatttaaaaaaatctaaactgaaGAGggatttgtgttttaaattttgtcttatttaaGGTACATACTTCTTGACAAGGTAGAATTATATatctattttaaataaaaagtgacacaccccttctctgataaataaagcacagtccctCCACACCAGCACGGAAGCTAAGTggtgtcctgctgtggacggggctgcagcaaaacattttttagctacctaaaaaataatcagtatcagtataaGTGCACACTATTTTGAATATCtgctcctctttaccttccacgacagctgatggaggcagtggtagagCAGCAGGCAATATTTATGGTTTTGTAGAGATTTTAGTAAATCTATTCCTAACTTTATCTCCTCCGTCCCCGTCCCTTCTGCAGATATGACTCTGTTTGACGAACACGGCAACAAAACTGCGATTCCCAACAAGGAGCGTCAGATCGAGGCCCTGCAGCTCCTCTTCCTGCTGTTACCTCAGGCCAACCGCTCACtgctcaaactgctgctggacCTTCTTTACCACACTGCCAAGCAGCAGGACAAGAACAAGATGTCCGCCTTCAACCTGGCCCTCATGTTTGCTCCACATGTCCTCTGGCCCAGACATGTAAGAATTATAGTTTATGACTTCATAAACAGGGTTCAAGGAGGGGCTtcacaaatatgacaaaaatcatAGTTCTACACTTTTCTGCTCACTTTGGTAACTTGTTGTTAATCACAGTTATTCATCCAACAAAGAAAATTTACTGAAAACTGCTAAAGTCACATTATTCGTAGAGACTCTATGGCTAGAACTTAAACAGATGTTGTCATTGTAGGTTAATGATTGATTCTTAAATTtgtgtcatgcacacaaacatgtgcCACACCTTCACAGGGTTACAAGACACCATTACAATAAAGTTATAgttagttatagttatagtttgAGCATCATTTTGAACAtggtaaataaaataagacaacaaaaacaaaatataagcaagaaaaaaacaacatcagaataCCCATTGAACATATTCTGCAAACAAACATAAGTAtttaatgtctgaaaatgaGTAGGAGGAATTGATCATAACGTGATCCAGAAAACTTAggtatagatagatagatagatagatagatagatagatagatagatagatagatagatagatagatagatagatagatagatagctagatagatagatagataaaaaacaaccaaaacaaaaatactttgcACTCTGATGAACAAAGTCTGCCATAACAAAAGGTTCCCCTTCTAAAACATTACTTAAATTTTCTCAAAGGAGTCTTTCCTCCTTTAAAGTGGCATGAAACCTGCTGGTTTATAAGGTATTGGTAGTATCAGAAAACAGTCTGAATTCTTGAACtgcacacccacccacccattAAGTCTTCCACATGTGCTAGTGGGCATGCATTACACAAAATaacagatgagagagagagacaagaagaaaaaaaatcaaagtaacaaaaaaataacaaatatggAGATAAAGAGAGGTAatgaagctgttttattttgatttttgtgtgctgctgtgttaataataataagtgcTTTTTGTTCTTCTCTGCTCTAGATGACAGCAGGTGACCTGAAAGACAATCTGAAGAAACTGAACAACAGCATGGCCTTCCTCATCAAACACTCACAGAAACTCTTCAGGGTGAttatcaaactgtaaaacttagTCGGACATAGTTGAGTGGGCGAATGCAAAGGGTGGGACATTGATATAACTGGTTTTATGCAGATGAGTGACATGAGTTTGCTGTGTGTTCAGGCTCCAGTTTACCTGCGGGAATATGCCAGAGTGCACTTCACTGGGACCAAGGCTCTGCAGACTAAGGTTGGTGCAGGAATTTCACATTAGAGCACCATTTTCCAACAACACACTActaaatgtttaacattttgtcACCATTTTACCTCCTGTTAAAACTGCTTTCAATTAATCTATCTCCATCCTTTGCTGGATACTAAATGGATAAGATaaactttgtaaaacaaaacagaacaacaactaatgtaaaaacacaaatgttaaatctgacaaattgaaaAGTAGATAAATAACTCAAATTTTTGTCAAACAGAGAAACGTTCTCTTAAAACGGAGAGTGAATGTATagtgcagggttcccacagatccttcaaatgtcttaaaaggcatcgaattcattaatctaaaaataaggcctaaATTAACATCAAAAATTAGTTGCTCAGACGTTTTAAAACTGCTAACCCATGGGACATATGatttttatgcatcttttttttaacatgcatttaggactgagctgaaaaacactgatgcGAATTAACTGCATCAAAGATTCTTTTCACTCTCTTTCATATGGATGATTATTACTGTGGCACAATGCACTTtattgaaacattttattttcagtggcattaaaaatgtctttaaaaaagtcttaaatttaactttaaattataGGAACCCTGTAATAACAGTGATAGTGTCAAGTATATTTTGGAGCATTGAATGAGACTGAACATTTCCTACATGTCTATTTAGTTGTAAGCCGTCATTTTGCATACACAAattacaaggtagatttattagtgtttttgtaaatgtagtttaaaaaatgaaattaaaattgatactgaaatgaaataaaaatcctgATACATCTTTGTAAGTCAAAAGAGGGGTTGatgagtctcacagcctgggggtGATGCTGCTCCGTAATCTGGCGGTTCGGCAGCGAATACTTCTTTCTtttcccagatggcagcagggtgaacaggcTGTGGCTCGGGTGGGTGCTGtgtttcagtatcctttgggctctgtgcagacacctcacttcacagaggtcactggtgctctgtagatgggaaccagtgatgttttgggcagttttaatctcctgctgtagagccttcctgtccctGGGCCTGACTTGCCCTCTCCTCACTCAGGATGATCTGGAGCTGCTGGCGGCGAGCAGCTCTCCTGCACAGCGGACAGTGTTGCCCCTGAAGAGGACGGCGGTTCTGGGCCCCAGCTCTCAGGAGCAGTGCCAGTCACCGGCTCAGCAGTACACAGAAGAGGCGCTGAAAGAGCTCTTCAGACACGTCCACCACAACATGCCGGACTCCGCCAAGAAGAAGAAACTCGTCCGACAGGTTCAGCTCAGggttttttcactgaaaacataaatacagaaactTAGTTTCTTCTGCTCTCAAATTGCAAGTCACTTTACTTCTAGagtttgtgtgaaaaatgttttcagtttaaaatgtaagttgttttctttgtacAGTTAGTCAAACAGACCACCACAGGGACGCCTACTAATGAGTCCCACCAGGCCCCCTTGGCCCCCAGCAAGAAACATCCGCGTTCCCGCTCCTTCGGTGGCCTCATTAAGGTACTAAACAACCCTGAAAAGTCACGACGAGGAGCAGAATAACAAATAagaacaagaaatgacccagattatttccacttttcatttacatcaacacaaacaacatggaAATGAGACAATGTCAAACTCAAAGTCGCTTCACACATTCTGTTAATTATTTCAGTGGTCATTTGTATTATGTCATTAAGTTTAAAGTTCTGTAATGTGATGAATCATTTCAGTCAAATCATATATAAACTAAACTCTTTGGTGGTTCTAGCTTCACAAATGCAAACATGACAGGTGGTCAGACACCATGAAGATCAATATTGGTTTGTCTTCAGTGAACTGTGATACAGTTTATTTCAACTTTACAGTGAACTAAAGAAATGAATCCGTTCAATCGATAATCGTTATTTCAAGAAAAGCTTATTTGGCAGAATTTTAATGTAAGTATAAGCAGctaacaaaacagttttaatacATCTTGTACATTGAGGGAAATAGTAACGCCTGCAAACTTACTCCATGCTGCACAAGTTTAAGAAGGTCAACATGCTGATCCTACTTGGATCTTCATAAAgtctttattattttgattgtcTTGCACCGACGTGATGTGCGTGTAATTATTCTCTCTCaacttaaaaacatcttttgacATATAGAAATCCTGTGAtgtcttttctttaaatggCTCTACTACATTCTTATTTTTGACAATCTGTTCAGACTgtaagtggatttttttttgtgtatattttctgAACTAAACTAaccttatttttttacacttgatGCTTTGGTAACAGCGCAAAGCTCGAGGTGAGCAGCTGACAGCAGAGAGGCGAGTCCGACACATCTCCCCGGACATGGCCACCAGGGCAGGAAGAAAAGCTGGTAAAGAGAACGTCATCCTGCAagctgtgagtttttttttttgttttgtttttttatttaagcacACACAGGTTGACAAAATCTAATTCATTTAGGtattgttgttttactttttcacgGGGTTGAATACGCTCTTGTGTTAGTTTTGTATTGTCATCTGTTCTCTGACATTGTGTTAGAACTAGCAGATGTCCTAAAGTTTCAATTTTGTCGTgctatcaaaaataataataataataattctacatACAGGTGAACAGTCCATTAAATGGTCCTGTGTTGGGGAAGGCAGGGCTGGTAGTAAAAAATCCAGACTTCATTTTCAAAGAGGACAAAGCTCTGAAGGCTTCCAAGGTATGACTCAAAACTTTCCAACCAAAATGAATCTTGTCTTTTACCAAACTATGTG
Proteins encoded in this window:
- the arhgap19 gene encoding rho GTPase-activating protein 19, with translation MAAGKDVDENTHNRRGTVCSMVINHDESPGGSHAGRPPVIFNPDFFVEKLRHENGDIFLELVLSNITRLIDLPGTEFAQLLGEEGPKTPTGGNGGFFRSFNFLKRKDKGVVFGSPLTESCIAQIYQLIEYLSKNLHVEGLFRVPGNSVRQQALKELLNSGADVDLHSGDFHPNDVATLLKTFLGELPEPLLTHRHFHAHLKIADMTLFDEHGNKTAIPNKERQIEALQLLFLLLPQANRSLLKLLLDLLYHTAKQQDKNKMSAFNLALMFAPHVLWPRHMTAGDLKDNLKKLNNSMAFLIKHSQKLFRAPVYLREYARVHFTGTKALQTKDDLELLAASSSPAQRTVLPLKRTAVLGPSSQEQCQSPAQQYTEEALKELFRHVHHNMPDSAKKKKLVRQLVKQTTTGTPTNESHQAPLAPSKKHPRSRSFGGLIKRKARGEQLTAERRVRHISPDMATRAGRKAGKENVILQAVNSPLNGPVLGKAGLVVKNPDFIFKEDKALKASKDSSSVTRMCFSPAQEISL